The Lepisosteus oculatus isolate fLepOcu1 chromosome 4, fLepOcu1.hap2, whole genome shotgun sequence genome window below encodes:
- the LOC107077250 gene encoding zona pellucida sperm-binding protein 4-like: MGAGGTVGALFLPSVLAWLCVGVVQAQLKGGLFDEEEGYDGFEASLGSPLFQEFPEDGYEGHSVGSGVGGRGESVIQSRKEQDLMAMSSDSEGEEEMDKDLSADVASESITGMQRDVVAVTSGPSGVEDPSPESDSQGDPEQQQSHSRPLLSCGKSSMMLKFSVRRFSRVYLLKGKMPPLLVRSLPKRCGHKVWTTRSWLVLVASYKGCYVRTWRRNQRQYYALTVRYYDKEQRKWVTGTVSCHVPVAPPPPPPRGLTISCSEVCMTVTLPAGPLEEIKVQSSSGSLVSVLDTPSCGYSVTAGQHLNTLSILYTGCHVRLVDHRYTVKVVYVSKDGPRGEIVVSCPYRPYRPREGCKIPRSHQVACGPERLSTAHCLAKGCCVDPETSSCYYPLEECTADRHFVFAVPRTISVPPVDPASLVIAGNASCTPVICTSEFAIFKFPVTGCGTHAFVVGETTIYLAEVETRVRRNIQSYGVITRDSPFRLLVECRYAKGNLASTGYLVKSPYLPSAVLSQGVFGVQLRIATDESYSRFYPQYHRPLRLLLGNPVYLEVRLLNAPDPSLVLLVHYCVAYPRSGQAVWVLLYDGCPNPLDYGHTSTLHIHSKLPLPKHHRRFHIQTFQFLDSTSYSYINEEIYFMCSTELCLPSERQCVEGCFDGRRIPVLENPDADRRCVRTPCPGKDEGPRD; encoded by the exons ATGGGTGCTGGTGGTACTGTTGGGGCTTTATTCTTGCCTTCAGTTTTAGCATGGCTCTGTGTTGGAGTGGTACAAGCCCAGCTCAAGGGTGGTCTTTTTGATGAAGAGGAGGGTTATGATGGTTTTGAGGCAAGTTTGGGTAGTCCTCTGTTCCAGGAGTTTCCAGAAGATGGATATGAAGGTCATTCTGTGGGAAGTGGAGTTGGTGGAAGAGGGGAGTCAGTAATACAGAGTAGGAAGGAGCAGGACTTGATGGCAATGAGCTCTGACtctgagggagaggaggagatggACAAGGACTTGAGTGCTGATGTGGCTTCTGAGAGCATCACAGGCATGCAGAGAGATGTAGTAGCTGTGACATCTGGCCCCTCTGGAGTTGAGGACCCTTCACCTGAAAGTG ACTCTCAGGGAGACCCCGAGCAGCAGCAATCCCACAGCCGCCCCCTGCTGTCCTGTGGCAAGAGCAGCATGATGCTCAAGTTCTCTGTGAGGAGGTTCAGCCGAGTCTACCTGCTGAAGG GTAAAATGCCTCCTCTCTTGGTCAGAAGCCTCCCCAAGAGATGTGGGCACAAGGTGTGGACCACCAGGAGCTGGCTGGTGCTGGTGGCTTCCTACAAAGGGTGTTACGTCAGGACCTGG AGGAGGAACCAAAGGCAATACTATGCCCTGACTGTGAGATACTATGACAAAGAGCAGAGGAAATGGGTGACTGGCACTGTGTCCTGCCATGTTCCAGTTGCCcctcctcccccaccccctAGAGGCCTGACCATCTCCTGCAGTGAGGTGTGCATGACTGTGACCCTGCCTGCTGGCCCCCTGGAGGAGATCAAGGTTCAGA GTTCCTCTGGCAGTCTGGTGTCTGTCCTGGACACTCCATCCTGTGGATACTCCGTGACTGCAGGGCAGCACCTGAACACCCTCTCTATCCTGTACACTGGCTGCCATGTCCGGCTTGTG GATCACCGCTACACTGTCAAGGTAGTGTATGTATCGAAAGATGGGCCAAGAGGAGAGATTGTGGTGTCCTGTCCCTATCGCCCCTACAGACCAAGGGAGG GCTGCAAGATACCCAGGAGCCATCAGGTGGCCTGTGGTCCAGAGAGGCTCTCCACAGCCCATTGCTTGGCCAAGGGATGCTGTGTGGACCCAGAAACGTCCTCTTGCTATTATCCACTGGAGG AATGCACTGCTGACAGGCACTTTGTCTTTGCTGTCCCTCGGACCATCTCTGTACCCCCTGTGGATCCTGCCAGCCTAGTGATTGCTGGTAATGCATCCTGCACCCCTGTCATCTGTACCTCAGAATTTGCCATCTTCAAATTCCCTGTCACTGGCTGTGGGACCCATGCTTTT GTGGTGGGAGAGACCACCATCTACCTGGCTGAGGTGGAGACTCGGGTCAGGCGGAACATCCAGAGCTATGGAGTCATTACCAGGGACAGCCCCTTCAG ACTGCTGGTGGAGTGTCGCTATGCTAAGGGGAACCTGGCCAGCACAGGCTACCTGGTGAAGAGCCCCTACCTGCCCTCTGCTGTCCTGTCCCAGGGAGTGTTTGGGGTGCAGCTCCGGATTGCTACAG ACGAGAGCTACTCCAGGTTCTATCCTCAGTACCACCGGCCCCTCCGGCTCCTGCTGGGGAACCCAGTCTACCTGGAGGTGCGACTGCTGAACGCTCCAGACCCCAGCCTGGTGCTGTTAGTGCACTACTGTGTTGCCTACCCCCgctctggccaggctgtctgGGTGCTGCTCTACGATGG CTGCCCCAACCCTCTGGACTACGGCCACACTTCCACCCTGCACATCCACTCCAAGCTGCCTCTGCCCAAGCACCACCGCCGCTTCCACATCCAGACCTTCCAGTTCCTGGACAGCACCTCCTACTCCTACATCAATGAGGAG ATCTACTTCATGTGCTCCACAGAGCTGTGTCTACCATCCGAGCGGCAGTGTGTGGAGGGCTGCTTTGATGGCCGCA GAATCCCAGTGCTAGAGAACCCTGATGCTGACAGGCGCTGTGTCAGGACCCCCTGCCCAGGAAAGGATGAGGGCCCCAGGGACTGA
- the LOC138238208 gene encoding deleted in malignant brain tumors 1 protein-like, whose product MDSHTASLICRQLNCGGFSEFYTPDDGSGLKWLDDVQCKKNDVSLWQCSHSPWGENSCDDRDVAGLICTGKTAKPAPTTPRPCTEDPDQHHCPETDRLRLMGGVSNCSGRVEVLYGGSWGTVCDDSWDLRDAQVVCRQLGCGEAVSAGTEASWGEGNGTVWLDEVTCRGSELHLWDCEHAALGQSDCRHKEDAGVSCAKPERIKLSGGPSACSGRVEVLYGGSWGTVCDDSWDLRDAQVVCRQLGCGEAVSAGTEASWGEGNGTVWLDEVTCRGSELHLWDCEHAALGQSDCQHRRRAGVRCADPPKPRPAPQAPGGQSSLWTVCIVLGALLFVAAALACGQRQRNRALQKEIAQTEMTSLPYQDALYEEINYKLYQQGTYSLHRKGSDLSGGLDYDDVADEDSKPPGSLSGDDLDYDDVKEGGETSVPGTVTALCEFLQS is encoded by the exons ATGGACTCTCACACAGCTTCACTGATATGTCGCCAGCTGAACTGTGGGGGTTTCAGTGAATTTTATACCCCTGACGATGGGTCAGGTCTCAAATGGCTTGATGATGTTCAGTGTAAAAAGAATGACGTGTCACTGTGGCAGTGCTCCCATTCCCCTTGGGGAGAGAACAGCTGTGATGACAGAGACGTAGCAGGTTTAATTTGCACAG GTAAAACAGCTAAACCAGCCCCCACCACCCCAAGACCTTGTACTGAAGACCCAGATCAGCACCACTGTCCAG agacagacaggctgcGGCTCATGGGaggggtcagtaactgctctgGCCGGGTGGAGGTGCTGTACGGGGGCTCCTGGGGGACGGTGTGcgatgactcctgggacctgcgGGACGCCCAGGTGGTGTGCaggcagctgggctgtggggaggcaGTGAGCGCTGGGACAGAGGCCTCCTGGGGGGAGGGGAACGGGACGGTGTGGCTGGACGAGGTGACCTGCAGGGGCAGCGAACTCCACCTGTGGGACTGTGAGCACGCCGCACTGGGGCAGAGCGACTGCCGCCACAAAGAGGATGCAGGAGTGTCCTGTGCCA AGCCAGAGAGGATAAAACTGTCCGGGGGTCCCAGCGCCTGCTCTGGCCGGGTGGAGGTGCTGTACGGGGGCTCCTGGGGGACGGTGTGcgatgactcctgggacctgcgGGACGCCCAGGTGGTGTGCaggcagctgggctgtggggaggcaGTGAGCGCTGGGACAGAGGCCTCCTGGGGGGAGGGGAACGGGACGGTGTGGCTGGACGAGGTGACCTGCAGGGGCAGCGAACTCCACCTGTGGGACTGTGAGCACGCCGCACTGGGGCAGAGCGACTGCCAGCACAGGAGGAGAGCAGGGGTTCGCTGTGCTG ATCCCCCAAAGCCCAGACCAGCCCCTCAGGCTCCAGGAGGCCAGTCCTCTCTGTGGACAGTCTGCATCGTCCTGGGAGCCCTGCTGTTCGTGGCTGCTGCCCTGGCCTGTGGGCAGAGACAGAGGAATAGAGCCCTTCAGAAAG AGATTGCTCAAACGGAAATGACCTCCTTGCCCTACCAGGACGCTCTGTATGAAGAAATTAACTACAAGCTGTACCAGCAGGGAACATACAGCCTGCACAGAAAAG GGAGTGATCTCTCTGGAGGGCTGGACTATGATGATGTGGCAGATGAGGACAGTAAACCTCCAG GGAGTCTGTCTGGGGATGATCTGGACTATGATGATGTGAAGGAGGGTGGAGAGACCTCAGTTCCAGGTACAGTCACAGCTCTTTGTGAATTTTTGCAGAGCTGA
- the LOC138238316 gene encoding scavenger receptor cysteine-rich type 1 protein M130-like, with protein MKLGGQWGTVCDQGWDLRDATVLCQQLSCGYAEAVLGPARFGQGSGSTWTDVFDCEGTETELRNCPISPWAHSSCSHSRDVGVVCSGAAGGVRLVGGAGRCDGRVEVFSSGKWGRLLNSSWTDSAASVLCRQLGCGSALETSSSSRYGPGRSDVCFSGVSCSGNETHLGNCSRPQPVSCSSGSDVGVLCEKHGLLRLSGAESPCAGRLEVYHRGSWGTVCDDSWDPVDSQVVCRQLQCGTAVRAPAPVSFSQGAGPIWLDEVGCLGNESSLWECPSRPWGQHDCGHKEDVTIVCSEFKQLRLVSEQFECAGRAEVFYNGT; from the exons ATGAAGTTGGGGGGTCAGTGGGGGACAGTCTGCGATCAGGGCTGGGACCTCCGGGACGCCACAGTCCTCTGTCAGCAGCTGAGCTGCGGCTATGCTGAAGCAGTCCTGGGCCCGGCCAGATTCGGACAGGGCAGTGGCTCCACGTGGACCGATGTGTTCGACTGTGAGGGCACCGAGACTGAGCTAAGAAACTGTCCCATCTCTCCATGGGCTCACAGCTCCTGCAGTCACAGCAGGGATGTGGGAGTCGTCTGCTCTG GAGCGGCGGGAGGGGTCAGGCTGGTGGGAGGAGCCGGGCGCTGTGACGGGCGGGTGGAAGTCTTCTCCAGCGGCAAGTGGGGGCGACTGCTGAACTCGTCCTGGACAGACTCTGCCGCCTCGGTgctctgcagacagctgggctgcgGTTCGGCTCTAGAGACCTCCAGCTCCTCTCGCTACGGGCCGGGCCGCAGTGACGTGTGCTTCTCGGGCGTCTCGTGCTCCGGGAACGAGACTCACCTGGGGAACTGCAGCCGCCCACAGCCGGTCAGCTGTAGCTCCGGGAGTGACGTGGGAGTGCTCTGTGAGA AACACGGGCTCCTCCGGCTGTCCGGGGCGGAGAGCCCCTGTGCTGGGCGGCTGGAGGTGTATCACCGGGGCTCCTGGGGGACGGTGTGCGATGACTCCTGGGACCCGGTGGACTCTCAGGTGGTGTGCAGGCAGCTCCAGTGTGGGACGGCCGTCCGCGCCCCGGCGCCAGTGTCCTTCAGCCAGGGCGCCGGacccatctggctggacgaggtgggCTGTCTGGGGAACGAGTCGTCTCTGTGGGAGTGTCCCTCCAGACCCTGGGGTCAGCACGACTGCGGACACAAGGAGGACGTGACCATAGTGTGCTCAG AGTTCAAGCAGCTGAGGCTGGTGAGCGAGCAGTTTGAGTGCGCTGGGAGAGCTGAGGTCTTCTACAACGGCACCTGA